In Acidobacteriota bacterium, one genomic interval encodes:
- a CDS encoding N(4)-(beta-N-acetylglucosaminyl)-L-asparaginase, whose translation MANTRRRFLKAAAAVAAASAFPSSPFEEILSAQSPGAAPSTDGYVLVTSANGVEAAKAARQALIQGYDPLDAAIVGVNVNELDPNDMSVGYGGIPNEEGVVQLDAAVMDGRTLRAGAVGALEGCKTPSKVAKLVMERTDRVFLVGAGARKFATAHGFPVEDLLTEKTRKIWLYWRERLSDSDDWIEAGKEAEDPDIKQFIKKYGSEFFRPQGTIHMSVRDAKGDLVGVTTTSGLFFKIPGRLGDSPVIGAGIYSENGVGSCGSTGRGEANLLTCGSHTVVEFMRQGKSPEEACLLALKRIDEKTHKVPRHRDEKGRPKFNVNFYAVDAKGRTAGAAIWSGSKYVVGDNDGVKTLESA comes from the coding sequence ATGGCTAATACCCGCAGGCGATTCTTGAAGGCCGCGGCCGCTGTAGCCGCCGCGAGCGCCTTCCCCTCTTCACCCTTCGAAGAAATTCTCTCTGCGCAGTCTCCCGGCGCCGCGCCCTCAACCGACGGCTACGTCCTCGTGACGTCCGCCAACGGCGTCGAGGCCGCGAAGGCCGCGCGGCAGGCGCTCATCCAGGGCTACGACCCGCTCGACGCCGCGATCGTCGGCGTGAACGTGAACGAGCTCGACCCGAACGACATGAGCGTCGGGTACGGCGGAATCCCGAACGAGGAGGGCGTCGTCCAGCTGGACGCGGCCGTCATGGACGGGCGCACGCTGCGCGCGGGCGCCGTCGGCGCGCTGGAAGGCTGCAAGACGCCGTCGAAGGTCGCGAAGCTCGTCATGGAGAGAACCGACCGCGTCTTCCTCGTGGGCGCGGGCGCGCGGAAGTTCGCGACGGCGCACGGCTTCCCCGTCGAGGACCTCCTCACGGAGAAGACGCGGAAGATCTGGCTCTACTGGAGAGAGCGCCTGTCGGACAGCGACGACTGGATTGAGGCCGGCAAGGAAGCCGAGGATCCGGACATCAAGCAGTTCATCAAGAAGTACGGCAGCGAGTTCTTCCGGCCGCAGGGGACGATTCACATGTCCGTCCGCGACGCCAAGGGCGATCTCGTGGGCGTCACGACGACGTCCGGCCTCTTCTTCAAGATCCCCGGCCGCCTCGGCGACTCGCCGGTGATCGGCGCGGGCATCTACTCCGAGAACGGCGTGGGGAGCTGCGGATCCACGGGGCGCGGCGAGGCGAACCTCCTGACGTGCGGCTCGCACACGGTCGTCGAGTTCATGCGGCAGGGCAAGAGCCCGGAGGAGGCCTGCCTCCTCGCCCTCAAGCGCATCGACGAGAAGACGCACAAAGTCCCCCGCCACCGCGACGAAAAGGGCCGTCCGAAGTTCAACGTCAACTTCTACGCGGTCGACGCGAAGGGAAGAACCGCCGGCGCCGCGATCTGGAGCGGCAGCAAGTACGTCGTCGGCGACAACGACGGCGTGAAGACGCTGGAGTCCGCGTA